AAATAAAGACGATGTAGTATATCATGCCTTATCCCCCTCCCTCATTTCAGATACAAGGCTTGACAACTCGGCTCCAACTTTGAAGCCGATGAGTGTATACACGATAGGTACTACGCCTGCACTGAATAAATTTCCAACAACGCCAGTTGGGAGGAAGTTTGCAAGAAAGACACCTACAATAGCCATGCCGATGAGTCCAACCAACACGTATCCAGAACCAGCAATTTGTTCTGTGTGCTTTGCAATTTCGGTCACTTTAAATTCGTTCTTCGAAAGCATCAACAACAAAACACCGAGTGCGATGATCGTTCCGCCGGGAAAACCTCCACCGGGAGTGAGGTGACCATGGATAAACACATAAGCTCCGAAGAGTAGTATAAGTGGGAAGACTATACCAGTAGCTGTAGCCAACACCTTATGTTCTTCAAATTCAATTCTTCGCTTTCTGATATTAGCAAGAATCCCAACACCGAGTGCTGCTGCAAACAGAACGGTGACCTCTCCAAGTGTGTCAAACGAACGGTAGTTCACAACGATCGATGTTACGACGTTTGCACTGCCGTCTTCCAAGTCTTTAGATTTCTTGAATTCT
The DNA window shown above is from Fervidobacterium changbaicum and carries:
- the mbhE gene encoding hydrogen gas-evolving membrane-bound hydrogenase subunit E, which codes for MRRIWAVLISAVFLYFLIASYYPTLPMFGNIDMYRRVSFDYISKSTTKEYQPVEFKKSKDLEDGSANVVTSIVVNYRSFDTLGEVTVLFAAALGVGILANIRKRRIEFEEHKVLATATGIVFPLILLFGAYVFIHGHLTPGGGFPGGTIIALGVLLLMLSKNEFKVTEIAKHTEQIAGSGYVLVGLIGMAIVGVFLANFLPTGVVGNLFSAGVVPIVYTLIGFKVGAELSSLVSEMREGDKA